Part of the Sphingomonas morindae genome, CGACCTCTATATCTTCCTCCATGTCCGCCGCCACGCGATCTTCGAGCGCGACGGCACCACGCTGGCGGCGCGCTGCCCGATCAGCTTCACCACCGCCGCGCTGGGCGGCGAGATCGAGGTGCCGGGGCTGGATGGCGAGGTGCTGGCGATCAAGATCCCGGCGGGAATCCAGTCCGGCAAGCAGCTGCGCCATCGCGGCGCCGGCATGCCCGTGCTGAACGGGCGTGGCCGGGGCGATCTGATCATCGAGATCGCGGTCGAAACGCCGACGCGGCTGACCGCGCGCCAGCGCGAGCTGCTGGAGGAGTTCCGCACCTCCGAGACGGGCGAGGAATCGCCCCAGGCGAGCGGCTTCTTCGCCAAGCTGCGGGGCATGTTCGAGGGCTGATCGATCCATCGCCGGCGCGCGCCGGCCGCGGCGATCAGCGTATCTCTACCAGGCCGATCAGCATGTTGGCGCCGAGGCGCACCTTGCCGCGATAGACGAACAGCGCGCGGTTGCCCCCGTCGGCGACGGCGACATTGCCCTGCGCGCTGCCGGTGGAGGCGTTGAAGTTGAGTTCGCCATTTTCCGCCCCGCAATCGGCCTCCGGCACCGGACAGCGATGGCTCCCGCTCACCGTGTTGCCGATCATCGCGACGTTTTCGGAATGATAGGCGCGGATGCCCGAACCGCCCGACCGCTGCACCTGATTGCCCTTGATGAGCACCGGCCCGGCGTAATCGGCCTGATGACCCTGGGCGAGATCGATGATGATGCCGTTGCCGTCGGTCGGCCGGGCGTCGAGCGCGTCCATCCAGAAGGGGATGGTGTTGGCGCTGTCGCGCACGACATTGTTGATGATCCGCACGCCCCGCGCCGCGACGCCCGGCGCCGTGAGGCCATAGTGGAAGACGATCGCGCTCGGATCCTGCATGCTCCACCAGCCGGTGCGCTCGACCCGGTTGCCGTTGATCTCGACATCGTCGACATCCTGGGCATAGATGCCCGCGCCCGCGCAATCATGCACATAATTGTTGGCGACCATCACGTGCGAGGCGTGGATGACGAGGCAATATTGGGTAAAGCGCTTATGCGTGGGTTGCACGCCGCTCGCCTTTTCCAGCCGGTAATTGGCGCGCGCCTCCTCATAGGAGATACTGCCCAGCGTGCCGATGAACTCGCCGTTGAAGATGCGGATATAGGGCGCCAATATATCGAAGCTGAAGGCGGAGCTGTCGTTCGTCGGCGGGTGCACCACCTGCGCCCCCGGATCGAAAACATAGGTGATGGGGGCGCCGGGCAGGCCGGGCCGCCCGATCCAGATGGGCGCGGCGTAGCGCCCCTTGGCGATATGGACGACATCGCCGGGCTGGGTCATCAGCATCGCGCGCTGCACCGTCGCGCAGGCGCGGGCCGGGATCGCACAATCGGCCTGGTCCGATCCCCGGGCATTCACATAGAGCGGACGCGCCGAAAGCGGCGCCGCCGGCAGCGGCTGGAGCCACAGAAGAGCCGCCGCGACGCTCAACAAGCGTGATCGATCGGGCGTTCGCATATCGCATCCCCCCGGACTGGACATGGCGATTCGTTGCGTATCAGAAACAAGCTGCGGGGTGGATTCGACCTTCCGGGGAGTGGCGGCGGCAGAAAGGCAGGCCGCGCACGCGGAACGCGGGCGGGACGATGGGAGTCTCCTGCTGCGATGCCATGCGCGCACCATCCGGGCCGGGAGCGATGAGAATCGCCACCTACAATGTGAACGGCATCAACGGCCGGCTGCCGGTGCTGCTGCGCTGGCTGGAGGAGAGCCGGCCCGACATCGTTTGCCTGCAGGAGCTGAAGGCGCCGCAGGATCGGTTCCCCGCCGACGCGATCGCGGCGATGGGCTATGCCGCGCTGTGGCACGGACAGAAGAGCTGGAACGGCGTGGCCTTGCTCAGCCGGATCGGCTCCATCCACGAGACCCAGCGCGGCCTGCCCGACGATCCCGATCCCGGCCAGAGCCGCTATCTGGAGGCGGCGATCGCCGGGCTGATCGTCGGCTGCCTCTATCTTCCCAAC contains:
- a CDS encoding right-handed parallel beta-helix repeat-containing protein — its product is MSVAAALLWLQPLPAAPLSARPLYVNARGSDQADCAIPARACATVQRAMLMTQPGDVVHIAKGRYAAPIWIGRPGLPGAPITYVFDPGAQVVHPPTNDSSAFSFDILAPYIRIFNGEFIGTLGSISYEEARANYRLEKASGVQPTHKRFTQYCLVIHASHVMVANNYVHDCAGAGIYAQDVDDVEINGNRVERTGWWSMQDPSAIVFHYGLTAPGVAARGVRIINNVVRDSANTIPFWMDALDARPTDGNGIIIDLAQGHQADYAGPVLIKGNQVQRSGGSGIRAYHSENVAMIGNTVSGSHRCPVPEADCGAENGELNFNASTGSAQGNVAVADGGNRALFVYRGKVRLGANMLIGLVEIR